AAGCGATTCTCCGCCGACCCATCGCGTTCGCCTTCCGCCGTTCGACGCTGCTTGTCGTTTCTTGCCATCGATTCGATGGGGCAAACATACTTAAAAAGAAATTCGTACCGAGAAGGTTCGTATACATACCAGATACATATATTTACAGTTTAGATACTAACACAATTAGTGACCGCTGATCAGTGACGCGCCTTCTGTAAGATGTTGACGAACTGGCTCTAGACGGGCTCTCGGCCCGGGTTTACGACGGGCGCTGTCCGGCACCACGGCCGATATCCTCGCCACGGGCGCCGCTCACCTGGCCCACTCAGCCGGACGCCGTCTCGGAACCGGTCTCGGTCGCCACGACGTCTGTCTCGGTCGTTTCAGTCACGACGACACGCTCACAGGTGACCTCGACCGACCGCGTCAGCTGGATGCCGAAGTCAGGGCCGGTCGCCTCGACACCGATGTCGACTCGCTCACCGTTCGCGTCGCCGTCAAAGGTCACGTCGTTCGACCTCCCGCAGGGAGCACTCGACCTTCCCAGGGCAGAGGCGTCGTCGCTCGCCGACCTGGTCGATTTCGCCATCGACACCAACAACAGCGTCATCGAGAATCCCGGTTCGGACACGTACTACGTCCGCCACGACGGGGTGTTGTACACGTACGAACCGCCTGCTCTGGACGGCGTCGACGCATCTGAGTCCACGACCGGGTCGTCGTCGGCGTCCGGCACCGAAGCCCCCTCAACTGGGGACCAGTAGCGGGGCGTTCACGCTCAGTTCGAGCTCACGATCTTGATGACCGCGCCCTCTTCGAGCTCCGTCTCGTCGGAGATGCGCATCTCCTTGCGCGCGTCGACCGCGTGGATGTAGCCGTCGCCGATGTCCGAGTGGACGGCGTAGGCGAGGTCCTTCGGAGTGGAGCCCCGGGGGAGCAAGAAGGCGTCCGGGAGGACGTTGCCCTGCCCGTCGGTCCACTTCGTGTCGTTCTGGACCGGGTACGCGCTGACGTGGTCCAGCAGGTCGTAGACAGCGGTGTCCATCGCCTGCTGGACGCCGGTGCCACCCCACTGTTCCATGACGGTCCGTATCTGGTCTAAGCCCGCCCGCTGCTGGTCGCTCACGTCGCCGGTTATCTCGAAGTCGGCGTCACCGGGGTCGTAGTCGACGACGCCGGCCTTCGCGGCGTTCCGAAGGGCGAGTTCGCCGTCGGCCGTCGCCGGGACGACGATGTCGGCGGCCTCCTTCAGTCGCTCGACGTTCCCCTCGGGCGCGACGTCGGCTTTGTTCGCCACGACGACGATGGGCTTGGTCCGCAGGCGGATCTCGCGGGCCAGCGATTCGCGGTCCTCGTCGGTCCACGCGATGGGGTCCTCTGGGTACTCCAGCTCCCGAAGGGTTCGGGCCACGTCGAGTTCGCTCGCGCCGACGCCGGCGAGCATGTCGACCAGCGCCTCGTCCAGCGAGAAGTCCGGCGAGCGGGACTGGCGCTCGATGGACTCCCAGTTGCGGTCGACGATGCTCGCCAGCCAGAGGTCCATCTCCTCCTCGACGAAGTCGACGTCCTCGACGGGGTCGTGTTCGCCGACTTCGACGGGTTCGCCCTCTGCGTTCGTCCCGCCGGAGGCGTCGACGACGTTGCAGATGACGTCGGCGTTCGTCAGTTCGTCGAGGAACTGGTTCCCGAGGCCGCGTCCCTCGTGTGCGCCGGGGACCAGGCCGGCGACGTCGATGAGCTCGACGGGGACGTAGCGCTTGCCGTCCCGACAGTGCTCGTCACCACACCGCTCCTCGCGGTCCAGACAGGGGCACTCGGTCCGGACGTGGCTCACGCCGCGGTTGGCGTCGATGGTGGTGAACGGGTAGTTGCCGACGTCGACGTCGGCCATCGTCGCGGCCTTGTAGAATGTAGACTTGCCCGCGTTCGGCTTGCCAGCCAGCGCGATAGAGAGCATGCGACGACCTATCAGTGCCCCGCGAAAGCCGGTTTCGGTTCGACGGCAGTTTGACTGTCCCCAGCAACTATTGCCGTCTCGGTGCCACGTTCAGGTATGTCCCCGCAGGCTCGCTCCGACCGCCAGCTGCTTCGCGCCGTGGTCGCGCTGGCGGTGGGCCTCGGCATCGCCGCACGACTGCTGGCCGTCGACTTCGTCCCGACCTGGCTCTACATCGGGTCCGTCACGCTCGATACTATCAGCCTGCTAACGTTCGTGCTCGGTGGTGTCGTCGCTGCGGACTGGCTTCAGCGCCGGGTCGCCGGCGGCCGCGACACCACGGTTGGCGACGGGACTGGGCTCCTGGGAGTTCTGACCATCCTCGCGTCGGTGTTCGCGCAGGTCTCGCTGAATACGTCCAACGGCGGCGTCTTCTTCGCCAGCGTCCCGGCGTTGCTACTGGGGAGTCTCCTGGTAGCCGTGGTACTCGCACGCTCTGGGTATCGGGTGGTACGCGGTACGCACACCGACGACCTCGGCGCCTGACTCAGTTGGAGGCTTCGGCCGATTCGCTTTCTGACTCGGGTTCCTCCTCGGCTCCGCTGTCGGCAGCGCCGCCGTCGGCGTCGTCTTCGCCCTCGACTGGCTCCTCATCGGCAGCCTCCTGCTCTCCCTCGTCCTCGGTCTCGCCGCCGTGTTCGAGTTCCTCTGCCATCTCGGCCATCGCGGCGGCGGACTCGTCGGGCCGGTCGAGGACCTCCTCGGTGTGCATCCGCATCTCCTCGCGGGCGCGGATGGTTCCATCGACGGTCGCGTTCTCGTGGAGATGGACCGTCTTCGCCGAAATATCGCCCCACACCTTCGCGCCGGGGCCGATGCGGACGTCGCCGTTCCGGGTGGTCACGTCGCCTTTGATTTCGGTGCCACGACCCACGACGATATCTGTCCGGGCGCGGAGGCTTCCGAAGACGACGTTGTCGCGCCCGACTTCGAGGGACTTCGCGCGGATGTTGCCGTGGAGCCGGCAGTCGTCGCCGACCGTCGCCGGCGTCGAGACGCGCCAGGCGTCGTCCGAGACGGTCGCGCCCCGCGGGATACGAATCGGGTCGTGCTCGCTCTCGTCGCCCAGCATCTCGTCGAGCACCTCCTTCGCGGCGGCTTCCTCGCCGATTCGGAGCAGCTGCGAGAGGTAGACGAAAAGGAAGACGATGGTCGGCATCGGGTTCCGGATGACGATCCAGCCGTTGGCCTCGAACCCCTCCTCGATGTCGACGTCGTCACCGATGTCGAGGTCGCCAGCCACGCGGAGCTCGCCACCGATGTGGACGCGTTCGCCGATGTAGGCGTCCTCGCCGACGAGTACGTCGTCCTGGACGTCACACCACATGTCGAGTCGGCAGTCGCCCTCGGCCTCGATGTGACCGCCGAAGCGGACGCGTTCGTCGGCGACGACCGACCGGCCGCGGACGCCGAACTCCACGGTGCTCTGCCCGCCGATGAGCACGTCGCCATCGGTCACGAGGTCGTGTTCCTCGACGGTCGTGCCGTCGGGGATGGCCAGTTCGGAGAGCGGGTCAGAGCCGAATTGCACGTCGTGCATGTGGGAATCAGACGTATTAAACCCTCAGGACGTGCAAGACGGGCGTCTGACGTGCGTCTGACGCCCTCGTCGCGACCTGTGGGGGAGGTGGGTGCTATGCCAGTCGGGCGGGGACAGTGGGGCCCTCCGAGTCGCCAAACAGGGCGTTGCTCCCGCGAGAGACTACACTTTTATCCGGTCGCCGCCTATTGATTACCATGACTGTCCTTTCGTTCGACGAGCAGGGCGTCGACGTCGTGTACGAGGGCACCGAGTTCAGACTCGAGAAGGACCTCATCGAAGACGCGACACAGAAGTCCTACCCGGACGTCACCGACCACGAAGTCCTGCAGATGGTCGAACCCGACCCGTCACTGTCCGGGCAACCCCAGCGCATCGCCGAAATCGTGCGGTGACGGCGGACTGTCGTGGTAACGTTCCCACGAAGGATTCAATCCCTCGTGAGAAAATATACGAATTCTACTAATTACGCCGCTGTCTGGCGATACCAGCGCGGCGAAATCGTGGCAAAAACCCACAATGGCGGCAAGCATTTACGTCCGAAAAGACGAGTGAGTGTTAATGTCAAACCCACGTGTCGCCGGGGCCGGTGTCACGAAGTTCGGAAAACATCCCGAACGCACCGGCCGCGATCTGTTTGCCGAAGCGGGCCTCGAAGCACTCGACCAGTCCGGGGTCGACCCCGACGACGTCGACGCCCTCTTCTACGGGAACTTCATGGGCGAACTCGCGGAGCACCAGGGCCACCAGGGCCCGCTGATGGCGGAGGCCATCGGCCTGGACGTGCCGGCGACCCGCTTCGAGGCTGCCTGCGCGTCGGCCGGCGCGACCGTCCGGGCGGCGGTCAAAGACCTCCGTAACGGTGAGGCCGACGTCATCGTCGTGGGCGGCGCCGAGCGGATGACCAACATCGGGACGGCCGCCGCCACCGACGCGCTGGCTATCGCCGCCGACGACCTCTACGAGGTCCGCGCGGGGATGACGTTCCCGGGCGCCTACGCGCTGATGGCGCGTTCGTACTTCGAGGCGTACGGTGGTTCTCGCGAGGACCTGGCGCACATCGCCGTGAAGAACCACGAGCACGCGCTGGTCAACGACCACGCCCAGATTCAGAAGGAGATCACCGTCGAGGACGCGCTGGAGGCGCCGACAATCGCCAGTCCGCTGGGGCTGTACGACTCCTGTCCCATCACGGACGGCGCGGCGGCCGCCGTCCTCACCAGCGAGGCGTACGCCGAGGACCATGGACTCGATGCACCGGTGGCTGTCAGCGGGACCGGTCAGGGCGGCGACAACCTCGCGCTGCAGGACCGGGACCACTTCGCGCAGACGCCGGCCGCCGACAAGGCCGCCCGGGAGGCATACGCGGACGCCGGCGTGAGTGCGGCGGACGTCGACGTCGCCGAGGTTCACGACTGTTTCACCATCGCCGAGGTCCTTGCCATCGAGTCGCTCGGGCTCTACGAGCGCGGCGAGGGCATCACGGCAGCGACCGACGGGGAGACGTCCCGCCACGGCGACCTGCCGGTCAACCTCTCGGGTGGCCTGAAAGCCAAGGGCCACCCGGTCGGCGCAACGGGCGTCGCACAGCTGGCGACCATCGCGTGGGTCCTCGACGGGTCCCACCCGCGCGCCGACGCCGTCGAGGACGGTCGGGTCGGCGTCTGTCACAACGCCGGCGGGACCGTCGCCTCTACCACGGTCCACGTCCTGGAGGTGGCGGAATGATCGACGCGGCCCCCGACGGCGCGTACGACGCGTGGCTCGACAGTATCGAGGACGACGCGCCCTACTACCTCGAGTGCGAGAACGGCCACGGCTGGCTCCCGCCACGTCGCATCTGTCCGGAGTGCCGGTCCCGGGACCTGACCGAGGAACCGCTCCCCGACTCCGGCGAGGTGACGACGCACACGACCATCACCGTCCCGACGCCGCAGTTCGAGGACGACGCGCCCTACGTGACCGCCGTCGTGGACTTCGGCCCAGTCTCGATTACCGGGATTGTCCGTGGCATCGACCCCGAGGACGTCGCTATCGGAACGGTCGTCGGACTGGAGGTCGGCGAGCGGGTGACCACGGGCGACCGGGCCGTGGTGTTCCGACCGCGCTGAGCGGTTCGAACGAGTTATTCGACAGTCACGGATGTCGTCTCGCCGCGAACGACGGTGACGAACTGGTCCGGGTGTTCGACGTGCGGGAGCAAGAGCGAGTCGCTGAACACGATGAGCCGCGCGTCGGCGCGTTCGGCCAGCTCGCGGCCGTCGGAGAGCGGCGTGATGTCGGCGTCCTCGCCCCAGACCAGCGTGGTCGGGACGTCGAGCGATTCGAGCACCGCTCCGAGGTCCGCCTGTGGGTCGAGGAACCCGGAGACGAACGACGCTGGCGCGAACCGGGCGCCCGGCTGGTGGCCGCTCTGCCACTCGTAGTCGACGACCTCGGCTGTGAGTTTGTCCATGTCGTAGTAGCCGTGGTCGGCGTGGAAGTGTCGGATGGAGGCCTTCGAGACGATGAGGTTGTAGATGGCCTGGCCGACGACGGGCGCGCGCAGCAGCGACCGGAGCCAGACGTTCCCGCCGCCCATCGAGGAGTCGGTCGGACAGACGAGGACGAGTTCCGAGACGTCGACGTCCTGGGCGGCCGACGCGGCGTAGGCGCCGGTCAGCGAGGAGGCGATGACCGTCGGGTCGGTAGCCTCCTCGTCGAGGAAGTCACGGACGAACGTCGTCAGCAGCGAGGCGGAGTACAGCAGTGGCGGCCGGTCGGACTGCCCGAAACCGGGGAGGTCCGGCGCGAGGACGTGGTAGTCCTCGGCCAGTTCGTCGACGACCGTGTAGAACTCGTGGCTCGACCCGGCCGCGTTGATGCCGTGCAACAACACGAGGTCCGGGTCCGACGGGTCGCCGAGTTCCGTGTACGCGATATCGAACCCGCGCCAGCGGTAGGACCGCTGCGTTCCCGGGAGGAACGGGTCGAACTCCTCGGGCGATGACCGGAGCAGTCGGTTGGCAAGCGCCGCCGCGCCGACGGTTCCCGCGGCCAGCCCGAGTGCGTTTCTGAGTCTCATGCCCGACCGTAGGGGGCTGAGACTCTAATACGTAATGGACGCGACACGTCCTGTGCCGGCCACGGGATAGTCTCCGACTACGCGTCGCGGTCCAGACACTCCCGGAGCGGCGCCAGCACATCGTCGACGACCGTGTAGGGGTCCGTCTCGCGAGCCACGACGTCACTGATGGCCTGGTCGATGCCACCCTTGCGGTCGAGCTCACGGGTGACGAGGCCGTTGGCGTCCTCGCGCAGGAGGGTGCGAATCTCGGCGGCGAACCGCGCCCGTTCCTGCTCGTCGCGTCGCCCCGTCCGGTCGAGGAAGTCGCCGTGGTCGGCAAGCGCCGTGATGAACTCGTCGACGCCCTCGGCGCGGTTCGCCACGGTCTCCACGATGGGCGGGGACCACGACTCGGTGGCTGTCTCGTCGTCTGGGCCCACCTCGTCGGGCCCGGCGTGGGTTTCAGCATGTTGGTCTGGGCCGTGGTGACCGCCCCGACCCTGGCCACCCCGGTTCTGGAGCATCTCTCTGAGCTGTTGGACGGTGCGGTCGGCGCCGTCCAGGTCGGCCTTATTGACGACGAAGACGTCGCCGATTTCGAGGATGCCGGCCTTGAGCATCTGGACGTCGTCGCCGCTGCCGGGCGGGACGAGTACGGCGACCGTGTCGGCCGTGCGGACGATGTCGACCTCGTTCTGTCCAGCGCCGACCGTCTCGACGATTATCTTGTCCTTGCCGAAGGCGTCCAGCGCGGTGACTGCGTCGGTCGTCGCCGTCGAGAGGCCGCCCAGCGACCCGCGGGCTGACATCGACCGGAAGAACACGTCCATGTCGCCAGCGTTCGACGCCATCCGGATGCGGTCGCCCAGCACCGCGCCCCCCGAGTACGGCGAGGAGGGGTCGATGGCGATGACGCCGACGGTCAGCCCCTCCTTGCGATAGGCCGCCGCCACCTTGTCGACCAGTGTCGATTTGCCGGCGCCGGGGCTGCCCGTGACGCCGACGATGTCCGCGTCGCCCGTGTGCTGGTGGAGGTCCGAGACGACGTCGCGGTAGCCCGGTGACCGGTTCTCTATCTTCGTGATGACACGGGCCAGCGCGCTGTGCTTGCCCGCGAGGAGGTCCTCGACGAGGTCACTCATCGCTCGGGCGCGTGCTCGCGGATGTACGTGATCATCTCCTCCATGGACGCGCCGGGCCCGAATATCTCGTCGACGCCCTGCGCGCGAAGTTCTTCTTTGTCGTCTTCGGGGACGATGCCGCCGACGAGGACCAGTCGGTCGTCGAAGGCGTCGTACTCCTTGAGGCCGTCGAGTATCTTCGGAACTAGCGTGTTGTGGGCGCCCGAGAGGATAGAGATGCCCACGACGTCGACGTCTTCCTGGACGGCGGCCTGAACCACTTCGTCCGGCGAGCGGTGCAGTCCGGAGTAGATGACCTCGAACCCGGCGTCACGGAGCGCACGGGCGATGACGTGGGCCCCGCGGTCGTGGCCGTCGAGGCCCACCTTCGCGACCAGACAGCGTATCGTCCGCCCGCTCTGTTCGTGCTCGACACTCATGCAAACCTCTACCACGTCCGGTGGTTTGATTCTTGCCCACCGAAGGGTCCACCGCTTACGCCGCGAAGACCAGGAAGGGCACGACGAACAGCAAGACGAACAGGACGAGGAGTATCAGGCCGTACCCCGCGAGGGTGCCGGCCGCCGCTAGCCACGCCGGGTGGTCGAACTGCGAGCGTAGAGTGGCCATATTAGTGGATAGACCCGGGCTGATTTAGTGATTCTGGCGTGAGCGGATTCTCACATCCCCATGTCGTCGGCCGCCTCGGGAATCGGGAGCGCGTGTTGCGACACGCCGAGCAACTCCGCCGCGTGGTCCAGCGCCATGTCGAACCCGTAGTACCGCTCGAGTTCGTCGCCGTCGGCGGTGGGCCGGACCTTGAGCATCGCGTAGCCCTCGATGTTCTGTGTGACCGCCGCCGTCCCGGACTCGCTCTCGAAGGTCAGTACGCGTTCTTCGTCCGTCTCGTAGTAGCGGGCGGTGACGCCGTCTGCCGACGCCTCGGTCGTGGACTCGGACTCGGTCATCGACGCGGAGTTAGGACTCGCCGTAGTGAAAGCTGTCGGTGCCGGCCGCGGCGGGACTGGAAGATTTATGCGCCGCTCTCTGCACCGTTCAGTCAGGATGGCCCGACGCGACGGCACCGGTTCCACGCTCCGCCGCGTGCTCGCGACCCGGTTCTCCGTCGACACGCGAGCGCTGGCGGTCTTCCGCGTCGCGCTGGCGACGCTCCTGCTGGTCGACCTGGCGCGCCGGGCGACGGACCTCGTCGCCTTCTACACCGACCGTGGCGTGTTCCCGCGGGCCCTGCTCCCGGTGGTCGAACCGGGCTATCAGTACGTCTCGCTCCACGCGCTCTCCGGCGCAGCCTGGGTGCAGTGGATGCTGTTCGCGGTTGCCGCGCTGGCCGCGTTCTCCCTGCTCGTGGGCTACCGGACCCGCCTGGCCGTCGTCGTCTCGCTGGTCCTGCTGGTCTCGATACAGGCGCGCAACCCCGCGGTCCTCAACAGCGGCGACACGCTGTTCCGCCGGCTCCTGTTCTGGAGCCTGTTCCTCCCGCTGGGTGAGCGATGGGCCGTCGACGCGACCGGCGACGACTGGCGACCGTCGGTCGTCGGCCCGGCAACGGCGGGCCTCCTGCTGCAGGTCGTCGCTGTCTACGCGACCAACGCCGTGGTGAAGTTCCGGGCCGACGTCTGGCTCCGGGGCGACGCGGTCCGCTACGCCTTCGAACTCGACCACTTCACCGTCCTCCTGGGCGACGTGCTCGCCGGACAGTCGACGCTTCTGACCCTGGCTGACTGGGGGTGGGTGACGCTCCTCGTCGCGTCGCCCCTGCTCGTCGTCCTGACCGGCCATTGGCGGGCCGCACTCGCTACCGCGTTCGCGTCGGTGCACGTCGGGATGCTCCTGACGCTCTCGCTCGGTATCTTCCCCCTCGTGTCGATGACCGCGCTCCTGCCCTTCCTCCCGCCAGTCGTCTGGGACCGTCTCCAGCGACATGCACCGGCCGGGCTCGGTGAACTCGTCGCGTCGCTGCCCGACAGGCGGTCCATCCGTCGGACGCCACAGCGCCTCCGGTCTGTCGGACGCGTATTCGCGGCCGTCTGTCTCGTCGCCCTCGTGGCCATCAACGCTATCGGACTCGGCGTCGTCTCGCCGCCGGCCGGAACCCCGGACGCCGTCGCCGACCGCTCGTGGGACATGTTCGCGCCGTCGCCGCCGCTCGGGACGTGGTGGTACGCTGCACCGGCGACCCTCGAGTCGGGCGAGCGCGTCGACGCGCTCAGCCGCGAGCCGGTCGCCCTCTCGAGGCCGCCCGACGTCGCGACCACGTATCCCAACGAGCGGTGGCGGAAGTTCCTCGACGACGCGCGGCGCGAACCGGCGCTCCAGCGGTCGCTGGTCGCACACCTCTGCTGGCGCTGGAACCGCGCCCACGACGACACGATGGTCGAAGTCCGATTGGTCCAGCTGCACGAACCGACCGACCTCGACGGACCAGAGCGGGTCGAACGGGAGCCGTTCGGGACGTACGCCTGTGCGGACGTCGCCTGAGGACCGCAACGAAGAAGGCCGTCTCTCGCCCCTGTCGGCGTATGGCCAAGTGGTTACAGAGCGGACGCCGCCGGGATATGTGTATCCTGCTCGCCGGCGCCGAGGACGGGGAACTGACCGGCCAGCGCCTCAAGACCCGGTTGGAGGCCCGCTACGACACGCGAATCGACCCGAAGAGCTTCTACGGGGCGCTCGACGCGATGGAGGACGCCGGCTTCGTCGAGCACCGCGTCGACGGCATCGCCGACAAATACTCGCTGACGGAGGCCGGCGAGCACCGGCTCCGCGAGCAGTTCGAGTGGATGCGCGAGACGCTGGCCTAGACGACCCAGTCGCGGAACTCGACCCGATAGTCGCCGCCTTCCAGACCCACGTACCAGGCGTCGTCTAGCGGCGCCGGCAGCGGTTGTTCCTCCTCCAACGTCTCACGGAGCGACGCGACTGTCTCCGAGAGCGGCTCGCACTCCTCGTACTGGTCGGCCGCGGCCGTCCGGAGAATCTCTCGTTCGTCGGCGTCGAACTGGGACCGCTCGACGAGGTGGGTCTCCGCGATGGCCGCCCGGAACCCCTCGCTGTCGGTCGCCACCTCGGACGGCGTGACGGCGAACCTGTACTGGGTTCTGGTGGTTCGCTCTCCGGCCTCGACTCGCCAGTCCCGGTCCTGCCAGTGGACCCAGAGCTGGTCCGACACCGCCGCGAACCGCGAGCGGTCGAGGCCGTCGGGGTACGGGACCGGCCGCTTGCGAGCCGAAAGCCCTTGGGGGAGGTCATCGCCCCGGTGGTCCCACTCCGACTCGTAGACGGTGTAGCGGAGCGCCGCCCGGTCCACGGCTGGCAGGTCCTCGAACGGGACTACCGTCGCGCCGGCCGGTGCCGCCTTCCCCACCCGCATCTCGACGTTCAACACGAGCCCCGGAACCTCGGACTGACCGGTCTGCTCGACGGCGAGGCGGTAGAAGCGCCCGTCGACGTCGGCGTAAGAGCCGTCCTCTAGCGGCGGTGTGTCGCTGTAGTGTGTCCCCTCGGCCGTCCCGTTGTCAACGGCGCTTCTGACCAGCGACCTACCCCGCTCGCTCAGTCGAACCGGGAGCGCATCGGCGGGGTCGAACGGGTCGGCCGTCACCGTGAGCCCGGCGCCGCACGCCGTCGATGTCGAGGTCTGGTCCCGGGTGGTCGTCACCGAGGGAGACTCGACCGGTGGTCGCTCGGTCTGGGGGTCGGTGTTGCTGTCACTGGGACCGCTACAGCCTGCGAGCAGCGCCGCGATACCTGCGAGGACCGCTCGTCGAGCGGGCATACGACAGTCTACACACGGACTCGAAAATAACCCACTGGACGCTCAAAACGCGACTGACCGGCTAGTCGAGCAGCTGGTCGGCGATGGTGTTCCGGAGAACCTCGCTGGTCCCCTCGTATATCTCGTTGAGTTTGGCGTCCCGGTAGAACCGCTCGGCGGGGAAGTCCTTCGTGTAGCCGTAGCCGCCGTGAATCTGGATGCCCTCGTTGGCCACCTCGCGCGACACCTCGGAGGCGTATAGTTTGGCTTGCGCGGCCTCCTTGACGAACCGCTCGCCGCGCATCTTCTTGTCCGCCGCGCGGTGCATCAGCATCCGGGCGGCTTCGGTCTTCGTGTCCATGTCGGCGAGTTTGTGCTGGATGGCCTGGAACTCGGAGATGGGCCGGTCGAACTGCTCGCGTTGTTGTGCGTACTCGAGAGCCGCGTCCAGAGCAGCCTGTGCGATACCGACGCCACGGGCGGCGATAGTGATGCGACCGCCGTTGAGGGTCTTCAGCGCGTGGACGAATCCCCGCCCTTCCTCGCCGAGTCGGCGCGACTCGGGGATTCGCATGTCGTCGAAGCGAAGTTCCGCCGTCGGACAGCCCTTGTCGCCGAGTTTGTGCTCGGTGCCCTCGACCACGAAGCCGTCGTCCTCCTCGGGGCGGACGACGAACGAGGAGATGCCCTTGTTGCCTGCGTCCGGGTCGGTCTTCGCGAAGAGGACGACCGTATCGGCGACCGAACCGTTCGAAATCCAGAGCTTCCCGCCGTTCACGACGTACTCGTCGCCGTCGCGCTCGGCCGTGGTCTCCATCGCCGGGACGTCGCTCCCCGCGCCGGCCTCCGAGAGCGCGAACGCCCCGATGTCCTCGCCCTCGGCGAGCGGGCGGAGATACGCCTCCTTCTGGGTCTCGTCGCCGAACTCGTAGATCATGTTGCAGGCAAGCGAGATGTGGGCGGCGACGACGGTCCCGAGGCCGCCGCTGCCACGCGATATCTCTTCTAAGGCCATGGCGTAACTGTGGTAGTCCAGGCCCGCGCCGCCGTACTCCTCGGGGATGGGCATCCCCATCAGGCCCAGGTCGGCCATCTCGCCGACAAGGCCCGCCGGGAACTCGTCGGCCGCGTCGATGTCGCTGGCCTGCGAGACCACCTCTTCGTCGACGAAGTCGGCGACCATCTCCCGTATCTGGCGCTGCTCCTGGGTCGGGCTGAAATCCATGCGCCTAGGTACCGGGTTGCATCTCTTTACTGTTGGCCAACGGCGTACCCGTTGTCGACGATTGAGACGGAATCGAACAGGTGTGGTCGCTTCAGTCGTACTCGTAGAACCCCGCCCTCGTCTTCTTGCCGAGGTCGCCGGCGGCCACCTTCCGCTTGAGGAGGTAGGCCGGTTGGTAGCGGTCCCCGAGCTCCTCGTGGAGCGTCTCGCTGGCGTCGAGTACGACGTCCAGGCCGATGTGGTCCGCGAGTTCGAGCGGCCCCATCGGGACGTTCGTCCCCAGGGTCATCCCGCGGTCGATGTCAGCCTTCGCCGCGACGCCCTCGTCGAGCGCGCGGATTCCCTCGTTGATCCAGGGCATGAGGATGCGGTTGACGACGAAGCCCG
This DNA window, taken from Haloarcula ordinaria, encodes the following:
- a CDS encoding DUF5305 family protein gives rise to the protein MSTRSPFASPSKVTSFDLPQGALDLPRAEASSLADLVDFAIDTNNSVIENPGSDTYYVRHDGVLYTYEPPALDGVDASESTTGSSSASGTEAPSTGDQ
- a CDS encoding redox-regulated ATPase YchF; the protein is MLSIALAGKPNAGKSTFYKAATMADVDVGNYPFTTIDANRGVSHVRTECPCLDREERCGDEHCRDGKRYVPVELIDVAGLVPGAHEGRGLGNQFLDELTNADVICNVVDASGGTNAEGEPVEVGEHDPVEDVDFVEEEMDLWLASIVDRNWESIERQSRSPDFSLDEALVDMLAGVGASELDVARTLRELEYPEDPIAWTDEDRESLAREIRLRTKPIVVVANKADVAPEGNVERLKEAADIVVPATADGELALRNAAKAGVVDYDPGDADFEITGDVSDQQRAGLDQIRTVMEQWGGTGVQQAMDTAVYDLLDHVSAYPVQNDTKWTDGQGNVLPDAFLLPRGSTPKDLAYAVHSDIGDGYIHAVDARKEMRISDETELEEGAVIKIVSSN
- a CDS encoding polymer-forming cytoskeletal protein, whose protein sequence is MHDVQFGSDPLSELAIPDGTTVEEHDLVTDGDVLIGGQSTVEFGVRGRSVVADERVRFGGHIEAEGDCRLDMWCDVQDDVLVGEDAYIGERVHIGGELRVAGDLDIGDDVDIEEGFEANGWIVIRNPMPTIVFLFVYLSQLLRIGEEAAAKEVLDEMLGDESEHDPIRIPRGATVSDDAWRVSTPATVGDDCRLHGNIRAKSLEVGRDNVVFGSLRARTDIVVGRGTEIKGDVTTRNGDVRIGPGAKVWGDISAKTVHLHENATVDGTIRAREEMRMHTEEVLDRPDESAAAMAEMAEELEHGGETEDEGEQEAADEEPVEGEDDADGGAADSGAEEEPESESESAEASN
- a CDS encoding DUF5800 family protein, with the translated sequence MTVLSFDEQGVDVVYEGTEFRLEKDLIEDATQKSYPDVTDHEVLQMVEPDPSLSGQPQRIAEIVR
- a CDS encoding thiolase C-terminal domain-containing protein, with the protein product MSNPRVAGAGVTKFGKHPERTGRDLFAEAGLEALDQSGVDPDDVDALFYGNFMGELAEHQGHQGPLMAEAIGLDVPATRFEAACASAGATVRAAVKDLRNGEADVIVVGGAERMTNIGTAAATDALAIAADDLYEVRAGMTFPGAYALMARSYFEAYGGSREDLAHIAVKNHEHALVNDHAQIQKEITVEDALEAPTIASPLGLYDSCPITDGAAAAVLTSEAYAEDHGLDAPVAVSGTGQGGDNLALQDRDHFAQTPAADKAAREAYADAGVSAADVDVAEVHDCFTIAEVLAIESLGLYERGEGITAATDGETSRHGDLPVNLSGGLKAKGHPVGATGVAQLATIAWVLDGSHPRADAVEDGRVGVCHNAGGTVASTTVHVLEVAE
- a CDS encoding Zn-ribbon domain-containing OB-fold protein, whose translation is MIDAAPDGAYDAWLDSIEDDAPYYLECENGHGWLPPRRICPECRSRDLTEEPLPDSGEVTTHTTITVPTPQFEDDAPYVTAVVDFGPVSITGIVRGIDPEDVAIGTVVGLEVGERVTTGDRAVVFRPR
- a CDS encoding alpha/beta fold hydrolase; this translates as MRLRNALGLAAGTVGAAALANRLLRSSPEEFDPFLPGTQRSYRWRGFDIAYTELGDPSDPDLVLLHGINAAGSSHEFYTVVDELAEDYHVLAPDLPGFGQSDRPPLLYSASLLTTFVRDFLDEEATDPTVIASSLTGAYAASAAQDVDVSELVLVCPTDSSMGGGNVWLRSLLRAPVVGQAIYNLIVSKASIRHFHADHGYYDMDKLTAEVVDYEWQSGHQPGARFAPASFVSGFLDPQADLGAVLESLDVPTTLVWGEDADITPLSDGRELAERADARLIVFSDSLLLPHVEHPDQFVTVVRGETTSVTVE
- the meaB gene encoding methylmalonyl Co-A mutase-associated GTPase MeaB, giving the protein MSDLVEDLLAGKHSALARVITKIENRSPGYRDVVSDLHQHTGDADIVGVTGSPGAGKSTLVDKVAAAYRKEGLTVGVIAIDPSSPYSGGAVLGDRIRMASNAGDMDVFFRSMSARGSLGGLSTATTDAVTALDAFGKDKIIVETVGAGQNEVDIVRTADTVAVLVPPGSGDDVQMLKAGILEIGDVFVVNKADLDGADRTVQQLREMLQNRGGQGRGGHHGPDQHAETHAGPDEVGPDDETATESWSPPIVETVANRAEGVDEFITALADHGDFLDRTGRRDEQERARFAAEIRTLLREDANGLVTRELDRKGGIDQAISDVVARETDPYTVVDDVLAPLRECLDRDA
- a CDS encoding cobalamin B12-binding domain-containing protein, which produces MSVEHEQSGRTIRCLVAKVGLDGHDRGAHVIARALRDAGFEVIYSGLHRSPDEVVQAAVQEDVDVVGISILSGAHNTLVPKILDGLKEYDAFDDRLVLVGGIVPEDDKEELRAQGVDEIFGPGASMEEMITYIREHAPER
- a CDS encoding DUF7111 family protein, with translation MTESESTTEASADGVTARYYETDEERVLTFESESGTAAVTQNIEGYAMLKVRPTADGDELERYYGFDMALDHAAELLGVSQHALPIPEAADDMGM